In the Quercus lobata isolate SW786 chromosome 5, ValleyOak3.0 Primary Assembly, whole genome shotgun sequence genome, one interval contains:
- the LOC115988668 gene encoding phosphoglycolate phosphatase 2 produces MNMNVAERQGDCHSQLLSSHNARDLLNSVDAFLFDCDGVIWKGDTLIDGVSQTLDMLRSKGKKLVFVTNNSTKSRRQYAKKFQSLGISVSEDEIFCSSFAAAMFLKVNNFPREKKVYVIGEEGILEELQLAGFTGLGGPEDGKKTVQLKPNCLFEHDKTVGAVVVGLDQYINYYKLQYGTLCIRENLGCLFIATNQDAVGHMTDLQEWPGAGCMVAAICGSTQKEPIVVGKPSTFLMDFLQQKFQISCSKMCMVGDRLDTDVLFGKNAGCKTLLVFSGVTSHSTLHDPSNSIEPDYCTNKLSDILELLGP; encoded by the exons ATGAACATGAACGTTGCAGAGAGACAAGGAGACTGTCATTCCCAGCTTCTCTCCTCTCACAACGCCCGAGATCTTCTCAACTCTGTCGATGCTTTTCTCTTCGACTGTGACG GTGTGATATGGAAGGGTGATACACTCATCGATGGAGTCTCACAGACATTAGATATGCTTCGCTCCAAG gGCAAGAAGTTGGTGTTTGTCACCAATAACTCCACAAAATCAAGGAGACAGTATGCTAAAAAATTCCAATCCTTGGGAATTTCTGTCTCTGAG GACGAGATATTTTGCTCATCTTTTGCAGCTGCTATGTTCTTGAAGGTCAATAATTTTCCTAGAGAAAAAAAG GTTTATGTGATTGGTGAGGAAGGTATATTAGAAGAGCTGCAGCTTGCTGGATTTACAGGTCTTGGTGGCCcg GAAGATGGCAAAAAGACAGTACAGCTGAAACCGAATTGCCTCTTTGAACACGATAAGACT GTTGGAGCTGTTGTAGTTGGACTAGACCAGTACATAAACTATTACAAGCTTCA ATATGGAACCCTTTGCATTCGTGAGAATCTGGGATGCCTATTCATTGCTACTAACCAGGACGCAGTTGGACACATGACTGATTTGCAAGAGTGGCCAG GTGCAGGGTGTATGGTGGCTGCCATATGTGGTTCAACCCAGAAGGAGCCTATTGTAGTTGGGAAACCATCAACCTTTTTAATGGACTTCTTACAACAAAA aTTTCAAATCAGTTGCTCCAAAATGTGTATGGTGGGTGATAGATTAGACACTGATGTCTTATTTGGAAAGAATGCTGGTTGCAAAACTCTTCTTGTGTTTTCAG GCGTAACTAGTCATTCTACTCTTCATGACCCTTCAAATAGTATTGAACCAGATTACTGTACAAACAAACTTTCGGACATCTTGGAACTGCTGGGACCGTGA